Part of the Flavobacterium sp. MDT1-60 genome, GAGAATTTCTTTCCAGCTATGTTTTTTAGCAATTGGTTTGCTTTTGCTCGTAGCATCATCACGTGAATATTCATGTGTGAAAATGATTGAAATAGCAGCCAAACGACTTAAAGCATGAGCGGATATAAATAAAAGAAAAATTTGAAGAATTCCATTATAACTTTCTATCTGAGAAATAGAAATTAACTCAGAAAGCAATTTGAATTTCAATAAAAACAATAAAACCAATCCAATTGCTCCGTAAGCGCCAATGGCACTGTCTTTCATAATCATCAAAATCTTTTCTTTCGTCCAGCCTCCACCAAAACCATCACAAACATCTGCAAAACCATCTTCATGAAAAGCACCAGTTGTTAGAATAGAAGCAATTATAGCCAAAATAACCGCAATTTCACTAGATAAAAATTGAGCGAAAATATAAAAAGCTAAAAAAGAAATACTCCCAACAATCCATCCAATAAAAGGAAAATAACGTGTGGCTTTATTTAAATATTCAGGATTGTGATCAATGTTTTTAGGACATGGAATTCGGGTGTAAAACATTAAACAGGTGAAGAAAATATGTAGTTCTTTTTTCATTTATGAAAGATATTTTTAAGATTTAAAACTGCGAATGAAAACCGAGACTGAGACTAATCATTTCCTACTTACTCCCGCACTCTCAAAACTAGCCATTTCATTCAAAAAAGCTTCAGCCGATTTCAAAATCGGGAAAGCAATTGCACAGCCTGTTCCTTCACCCAGACGTAAATCTAAATTTAAAATTGGTTTTGCATTTAAATATTGAAGTAATTTTTGATGTGCCTGTTCAGCAGAACAATGACAAAAAACCGCATTTTTTATGATGCCAGGATTCATTTTAGAAGCAATTAAAAAAGCCACACTGCAAATAAAA contains:
- a CDS encoding adenosylcobinamide-GDP ribazoletransferase; this translates as MKKELHIFFTCLMFYTRIPCPKNIDHNPEYLNKATRYFPFIGWIVGSISFLAFYIFAQFLSSEIAVILAIIASILTTGAFHEDGFADVCDGFGGGWTKEKILMIMKDSAIGAYGAIGLVLLFLLKFKLLSELISISQIESYNGILQIFLLFISAHALSRLAAISIIFTHEYSRDDATSKSKPIAKKHSWKEILGAFFFGLLPLLVLSYFQYQFLLILIPVFITRYFLARYFQKWIDGYTGDCLGATQQVCEIVYYLSFLFIWKFI